The following are from one region of the Anabrus simplex isolate iqAnaSimp1 chromosome 8, ASM4041472v1, whole genome shotgun sequence genome:
- the LOC136879079 gene encoding chromosome-associated kinesin KIF4A-like: MPEKYSTVEVALRVRPLVCEELTKGCKICLEQIPNTPQVRVIGSDLAFTYNYVFGPDTKQEYFYNTCVKGLVTKLFEGYNVTVLAYGQTSSGKTFSMGTSCLSGENMGVIQRAVVDIFDEVRVQTNFKFTLRVSYMELYQEQLFDLLAPNKATVDIREDGKGMVRVPRLTEVNVNSPDHAMALLTQGSTWRTTGSTTMNIQSSRSHAIFTINIYKQDISNPRLVYTSKFHFVDLAGSERQNKCKSSGERLRESISINRGLLALGNVISALGDDSPKGHITYRDSKLTRLLQDSLGGNSLTLLIACVSPADYNESETISTLRYADRAKRIKNKPIINVEGGDGDTQIIKFKKARLRRQISALDGTSSRYPVESDERYTQLVRKIEQLIAALNYAYEDIMNLAQSNLSAELERDRIKTQLKELQYQYENILQSVNENGISSLSGPSAVRLLLRLKRRIKDLQLGDRHTFDKLRNIEKKYGGLMNNCFETLPNDIFPPSRKHCACCVKQHKLSRSATSPGRFEQLARSRTSCRDHRTEVCKKLPL; encoded by the coding sequence ATGCCAGAGAAGTATTCCACAGTTGAAGTAGCTTTGAGAGTACGTCCTCTGGTATGCGAAGAACTGACGAAAGGTTGTAAGATCTGCCTTGAACAAATACCGAATACTCCTCAAGTTCGAGTAATTGGCTCAGATCTGGCTTTCACCTATAACTATGTCTTCGGTCCAGATACGAAGCAGGAGTACTTCTACAACACATGCGTGAAAGGTTTGGTGACAAAACTGTTTGAAGGATATAATGTCACAGTCCTTGCATACGGTCAAACAAGCTCTGGAAAGACTTTCTCTATGGGAACATCTTGCCTATCAGGAGAAAATATGGGAGTGATTCAAAGGGCTGTCGTAGATATATTCGATGAGGTACGTGTACAAACGAACTTCAAATTTACCCTCAGAGTCTCTTACATGGAACTATATCAAGAACAACTATTTGATCTTCTGGCTCCAAATAAAGCAACAGTTGATATCAGAGAAGATGGAAAGGGCATGGTTAGAGTTCCGAGATTGACTGAAGTTAACGTTAATAGTCCAGATCATGCAATGGCTCTTCTAACGCAAGGTAGTACCTGGAGGACGACCGGTTCTACAACAATGAATATCCAGTCCAGCCGGAGCCACGCAATATTTACTATTAACATCTACAAACAAGACATATCAAATCCAAGGCTTGTTTATACCTCAAAATTCCATTTTGTTGATTTGGCCGGCTCAGAGAGGCAAAATAAATGTAAATCATCAGGAGAAAGGTTAAGAGAAAGCATAAGTATAAACAGAGGCCTACTGGCTCTGGGAAATGTCATTTCAGCCTTAGGAGATGATAGCCCAAAAGGTCACATAACTTACAGGGACAGCAAACTAACTAGACTTTTACAAGACTCATTGGGTGGTAACTCCTTAACTCTCCTCATTGCTTGCGTCAGTCCTGCAGATTACAACGAAAGTGAAACCATCAGTACACTTCGCTACGCTGATAGAGCTAAGAGAATTAAAAACAAACCAATAATCAACGTTGAAGGCGGGGATGGTGACACGCAAATCATAAAATTTAAAAAGGCAAGATTAAGACGACAGATCTCCGCTCTGGATGGGACGAGCAGCAGATACCCCGTGGAATCGGATGAAAGGTACACTCAACTGGTGAGAAAAATCGAGCAGCTGATTGCTGCCTTGAACTATGCATACGAAGATATTATGAATTTAGCACAGAGTAACTTGTCAGCGGAACTTGAGCGAGATCGCATTAAGACTCAACTGAAGGAGCTGCAGTATCAGTACGAGAATATCCTCCAGAGCGTCAATGAGAACGGGATTAGTTCTCTGTCAGGTCCTTCGGCTGTTCGCCTGCTCTTACGCCTAAAACGACGAATCAAAGACTTGCAATTAGGGGACAGACATACCTTTGATAAGTTGAGAAATATTGAGAAGAAATATGGAGGGTTGATGAACAACTGTTTTGAGACGCTACCTAACGACATATTTCCCCCAAGTCGGAAACACTGTGCCTGCTGCGTCAAACAACATAAACTAAGCAGAAGTGCAACTTCTCCCGGAAGATTCGAGCAGCTTGCTAGAAGTAGAACATCTTGTCGAGATCACCGTACAGAAGTGTGTAAAAAATTACCTTTGTAG